Genomic segment of Alcanivorax borkumensis SK2:
AGTAGATCGTAGAGAAAGCTATAGCTGGCGGTCACGGAGCAATACAGGCGCAGCTCACCCTGCAGAATGCGGCGATCCTCCTGTAATGCATGGCGCAGGCCATCCCAGCGCATCAGTGTGTCGCGGGCATATTCCTGGAAGCGTTGGCCTTCTCGAGTCAGGGTAACGCTGCGGTTGTCACGGTAGAACAATGGCACGTTCAGCTCTTCTTCCAGCTGTTGAATGGTACGGCTGAGTGTGGAAGGGCTTACGTGGCACATGGAGCTGGTGCGCCCAAAGTGCAGGGTGTCGGCTAGGGTCAGGAACAGCCGCAGGGGTTTGGTGTCCATCAGGTATCCGCTTGCTGCTGAAGGAGTGAGACACTTGCTGTGTTGCAGAATAAGGAATGTGGTGTTTCAAATATATCATTTTACGCAATGATGTGAATCCCCTAAAGTACCGGCCTATCAGGCTGGTGCTTTATGTGTATCGGGCCTTTACCTTTTTCTTCTATTTATAAAGAGTCAGAGCTATGAGCATGCAAGTGTATTACGACAAGGATTGCGACCTTTCCATTATCCAAGGCAAGAAAGTAGCCATTCTCGGTTACGGCTCTCAAGGCCATGCCCACGCCTGTAACCTGAAAGATTCCGGTGTAGACGTCGTTGTCGGGCTGCGTACTGGTTCTACTTCCATTGCCAAAGCTGAAGCCCATGGCCTTAGCGTAACTGACGTACCCTCCGCCGTTGCCGCCGCTGACGTGGTAATGGTGCTGACGCCTGATGAGTTCCAGGCGCACCTGTACAAGTCCGACATTGAGCCGAACCTGAAAGAGGGGGCTACCTTGGCCTTCGCGCACGGCTTTGCTATTCACTACAATCAGATCGTACCGCGTGCGGACCTGGACGTGATCATGATCGCTCCTAAAGCGCCGGGCCACACTGTGCGCACTGAGTTCACCAAGGGTGGCGGTATCCCCGACCTGATCGCGATTTTCCAAGACGCGTCCGGCAGCGCTAAAGAACTGGCTCTTTCCTATGCCTGTGGTGTGGGCGGAGGCCGTACCGGTATCATCGAAACTACGTTCAAGGACGAAACTGAAACCGACTTGTTCGGCGAGCAGGCGGTACTGTGTGGTGGGGCTGTTGAGCTGGTGAAGGCGGGCTTCGAAACCCTGACCGAAGCGGGTTACGCGCCAGAAATGGCGTATTTCGAGTGTCTTCACGAGCTTAAGCTGATTGTTGATCTGATGTACGAAGGTGGCATCGCTAACATGAACTACTCCATCTCCAATAATGCGGAGTACGGTGAGTATGTGACGGGCCCAGAAGTGATCAACGATGAGTCTCGTGCCGCCATGCGCAATGCGCTCAAGCGTATCCAAAGTGGCGAATACGCAAAAATGTTTATTGCTGAAGGCGCGCATAACTACCCGTCCATGACTGCGGCGCGTCGTAACAATGCGGCGCACCCCATCGAGCAGGTGGGTGAGAAGTTACGTGGCATGATGCCGTGGATCCAGGCGAACCAGATCGTAGACAAAACCAAGAACTAAGGGCTCACTGAAAAACTTCTTGCATGTTGAGTATGCAAGGGGTCACTCAGAGGCTCCCTTGTCTTAGGGACCCAAAAAAACGCGGCTTCGGCCGCGTTTTTTTGTTTGGGAGTACTGCGTTACACTAGCGCCATCATAAATGGGTGGATAACCATGCAGGATAACGACAAGACAGCAGCGACGGACACTCAAGACACATTTGAAGTGGTTGAAGCTGAGTATCGAACAGGGACTCGCCACAAGGGCGTGTACCTACTGCCCAATCTGTTTACCACAGCGGCCTTGTTCGCCGGCTTCTACGCCATTGTGGCTGCGATGAATGGGCATTTCGAAAATGCCGCTTTGGGGATCATCATTGCCGGTATCCTTGACGGGATGGATGGCGGTGTGGCGAGAATGACCAACACCCAAAGTAAGTTCGGAGCGGAGTATGACTCGCTGTCAGACTGCGTGGCTTTTGGCGTGGCTCCGGGACTGGTGGCTTATGCTTGGGCGCTATCAGGGCTGGGTAAGTTTGGTTGGGTGGCGGCCTTTATCTATGTGGCCTGCGCTGCTTTGCGCCTAGCTCGGTTCAATGTACAGGCGGAAAGCACGGATAAACGCTTTTTTATCGGTTTGCCTAGCCCTACCGGAGCGGGGTTGGTGGCGACGCTTGTCTGGCTGGGAGCTAGTCGTGGCATTGAGGGGGCGGATATTTCCTGGCTAGTGGCCATTGTGGTTGGGGGTGCCGGTTTGCTGATGGTGTCGTCAGTGAAGTACCACTCTTTTAAAGAATTCCATATTGGCAGAGTCCCCTTCAAGATGCTTCTTGGGGTGATTATTGCTTTTGCCATTGTCTTTTTGGACCCCCCGTTAGTGTTGTTGGGGGTAGCAGTGACCTATGTGGCCGCGGGTTTACTGATGACACTTTGGCAGCTGCGTAAACATTAGTCAGGTTCGAGATAAAAAAAGGCGTCCCCAGGGCGCCTTTTTTTATCTGCCAATGGCAGCCTTGCTGCTGGGGCCATGAAAAAAAAACAAAAAGGCAGAGAAGACAGGAGGTGATGGTATTTTGGGGGGGCTGTTTTGGTAGAAGAGAGCTGTTGGTTAGGAGGTTGGGGCGCATAATAAATGAGCGTTTTAGGCCGTTTCTGATGGTTTTTTATCCGTCCAGACAGAAGATGACCGTTTGATAAAAAAGACATGAAAAAAAGTGTTGACGGCCCCGGGTAAATCTCTAGAATGCGCACTCCTCGACGGGGCAACAACGCAGAGCAGCGCGGCGCCACGGACGAGACGCTCTTTAACAATCAGGCAAGCAAACGTGTGGGACCTGTTCGGGATGGGATCTTTAAGAGATTTCAGTTCTGAACGAGTCAACAAAGTTTTTGTTAATTCAGATGACGAACTGAGCATGTATTAAGTGCGTAGGCACTTTAAACGCTTTTCTTAACTGAAGAGTTTGATCATGGCTCAGATTGAACGCTGGCGGCAGGCCTAACACATGCAAGTCGAGCGGAAACGATCCTAGCTTGCTAGGAGGCGTCGAGCGGCGGACGGGTGAGTAACACGTGAGAATCTGCCCATTAGAGGGGGATAACCTGGGGAAACCCAGGCTAATACCGCATAATCCCTACGGGGGAAAGCAGGGGATCTTCGGACCTTGTGCTGATGGATGAGCTCGCGTCGGATTAGCTTGTTGGTGAGGTAATGGCTCACCAAGGCGACGATCCGTAGCTGGTCTTAGAGGATGATCAGCCACACCGGGACTGAGACACGGCCCGGACTCCTACGGGAGGCAGCAGTGGGGAATCTTGGACAATGGGGGCAACCCTGATCCAGCCATGCCGCGTGTGTGAAGAAGGCCTTCGGGTTGTAAAGCACTTTCAGTAGGGAGGAAGGCTTATCCTTAATACGGATGAGTACTTGACGTTACCTACAGAAGAAGCACCGGCTAATTTCGTGCCAGCAGCCGCGGTAATACGAAAGGTGCGAGCGTTAATCGGAATTACTGGGCGTAAAGCGCGCGTAGGCGGTTTGCTAAGTCAGATGTGAAAGCCCCGGGCTCAACCTGGGAACTGCATTTGAAACTGGCAGGCTAGAATGCAGTAGAGGGAGGTGGAATTTCCGGTGTAGCGGTGAAATGCGTAGAGATCGGAAGGAACACCAGTGGCGAAGGCGGCCTCCTGGACTGACATTGACGCTGAGGTGCGAAAGCGTGGGGAGCAAACAGGATTAGATACCCTGGTAGTCCACGCCGTAAACGATGTCTACTAGTCGTTGGGAATCTTAGTATTCTTGGTGACGAAGTTAACGCGATAAGTAGACCGCCTGGGGAGTACGGCCGCAAGGTTAAAACTCAAATGAATTGACGGGGGCCCGCACAAGCGGTGGAGCATGTGGTTTAATTCGATGCAACGCGAAGAACCTTACCAGGCCTTGACATCCTTGGAACTTTCTAGAGATAGATTGGTGCCTTCGGGAGCCAAGTGACAGGTGCTGCATGGCTGTCGTCAGCTCGTGTCGTGAGATGTTGGGTTAAGTCCCGTAACGAGCGCAACCCTTGTCCCTAGTTGCCAGCACGTAATGGTGGGAACTCTAGGGAGACTGCCGGTGACAAACCGGAGGAAGGTGGGGACGACGTCAAGTCATCATGGCCCTTACGGCCTGGGCTACACACGTGCTACAATGGGCAGTACAGAGGGCAGCAAAGTCGCGAGGCCAAGCAAATCCCTTAAAACTGTTCGTAGTCCGGATTGGAGTCTGCAACTCGACTCCATGAAGTCGGAATCGCTAGTAATCGCGGATCAGAATGCCGCGGTGAATACGTTCCCGGGCCTTGTACACACCGCCCGTCACACCATGGGAGTGGATTGCACCAGAAGTGGATAGTCTAACCTTCGGGAGGACGTTCACCACGGTGTGGTTCATGACTGGGGTGAAGTCGTAACAAGGTAGCCGTAGGGGAACCTGCGGCTGGATCACCTCCTTAACGACAAAGATTTCCGTCCCGTTCAGGGCTCACACGTTTGCTTGTCTGTTGTTGCCGGCTAGAAGCCGGAAACAAGTGATTCTCTTTCTTTGAAGGAAGGTAATGGATTATTTGTTTCCGGTTTTTTAATCGGTCTTATATCTGCTGGTATAAGAAGCTCTTTAACAATTTGGGAAATGAGAAGTCCAAGTATTCAATGAGAATGCAAGCGTTAGATATTATCTCTGACATTTGTGTCTTTATGGTGAATCGTTATCACGATGAAAGACCTGGGCGGTGATTGAAGATTTGTCGAGAGGCGGATTTGAGGTGACTGTTTTGGGTTATATAGTCAAGTGAATAAGCGTACACGGTGGATGCCTTGGCAGCCAGAGGCGATGAAGGACGTAGTAGCCTGCGATAAGCTTCGGGGAGTCGGCAAACAGACTTTGATCCGGAGATTTCCGAATGGGGAAACCCACCTGTCATAAGGCAGGTATCACATACTGAATCCATAGGTATGTGAGGCGAACGCGGGGAACTGAAACATCTAAGTACCCGTAGGAACAGAAATCAATTGAGATTCCGTTAGTAGCGGCGAGCGAACGCGGATTAGCCCTTAAGCTTGTGAATGATTAGGAGAACGGTCTGGGAAGGCCGGCCATAGTGGGTGATAGCCCCGTATCCGAAAGTCTGATCAAGTGAAATCGAGTAGGTCGGAGCACGTGAAACTTTGACTGAATGTGGGGGGACCATCCTCCAAGGCTAAATACTCCTGGCTGACCGATAGTGAACCAGTACCGTGAGGGAAAGGCGAAAAGAACCCCGGAGAGGGGAGTGAAATAGAACCTGAAACCGTGTACGTACAAGCAGTCGGAGCCTCCATGTGGGGTGACGGCGTACCTTTTGTATAATGGGTCAGCGACTTAATTTCAGTAGCGAGGTTAACCGTTTAGGGGAGCCGTAGGGAAACCGAGTCTTAATAGGGC
This window contains:
- the ilvC gene encoding ketol-acid reductoisomerase; the encoded protein is MQVYYDKDCDLSIIQGKKVAILGYGSQGHAHACNLKDSGVDVVVGLRTGSTSIAKAEAHGLSVTDVPSAVAAADVVMVLTPDEFQAHLYKSDIEPNLKEGATLAFAHGFAIHYNQIVPRADLDVIMIAPKAPGHTVRTEFTKGGGIPDLIAIFQDASGSAKELALSYACGVGGGRTGIIETTFKDETETDLFGEQAVLCGGAVELVKAGFETLTEAGYAPEMAYFECLHELKLIVDLMYEGGIANMNYSISNNAEYGEYVTGPEVINDESRAAMRNALKRIQSGEYAKMFIAEGAHNYPSMTAARRNNAAHPIEQVGEKLRGMMPWIQANQIVDKTKN
- the pssA gene encoding CDP-diacylglycerol--serine O-phosphatidyltransferase; the protein is MQDNDKTAATDTQDTFEVVEAEYRTGTRHKGVYLLPNLFTTAALFAGFYAIVAAMNGHFENAALGIIIAGILDGMDGGVARMTNTQSKFGAEYDSLSDCVAFGVAPGLVAYAWALSGLGKFGWVAAFIYVACAALRLARFNVQAESTDKRFFIGLPSPTGAGLVATLVWLGASRGIEGADISWLVAIVVGGAGLLMVSSVKYHSFKEFHIGRVPFKMLLGVIIAFAIVFLDPPLVLLGVAVTYVAAGLLMTLWQLRKH